GACGCGATCGTAGTAGCCGCCCCGCTTGCCGACGCCTACATACGCCACCCGCCCCCCGGCCACGGCCAGGTAGACGTAGTAGACAGCCCCCACGTATAAACCAGGGTTTAAAACCAGCTGTAGCATTCAACTATCTCTTCTACACTTTTCCTGACTTGACGCCGGACGTTCTTCCTGATTCAGGAAAAATATATGACGGAGAATCAGGTAAAATGTAGAGGGTGGGGGAAAATGGGGTTTACAGTTTCATCAACTTAGCCCTCGTCGCTGTCTCTCGTCGGCGAGTACGCTCTGTACATGTCCTTCTCCTCTAGATAGCGCCAGCCCTCCTCCGGGAGGCGTTCTGCCAGCCTCCAGAGGCCTGGCCCGGTGGCGTCCACTGCCAGGTAGAGGTAGGAGTGCCACGGCTTGTCTGCCCTAAGCACATCGACAATGCGCCAGAGGTCCACTTCGCCTCCGTCGAAGTGGTCTATAGATGCGCCTATCTCCACAAGCCTGGGCCTGCCCATAACGAGAAGCTCGCATCCGCCTCTTCGATGTAGGGGTAGAAGTCGGCGGCGCCGATCCTCTTCTCGGCCTCCGCGAGCCACTGCTCAGCCGCGGCGGTGCACTTCTCGGCGAGGGCCTTCACGTAGCCAGCCGCCGCACTCATCTCAGCCTCCAGGAGCATTAAAGTTGCGCAGAGCTGGGGATCCGCCGCCGCGCCCCTCCTCTCCCCGCACTGCACATCCCGCTCTCTGTACCGCCTGTACGCCTCCCCAAACCACCGCAACGGCGCCTCCGCCATCCACACATCCAGCAGTCTGCAGTCCATATCGGTTATTGCCCATATACAAATCTAGAACAGATACGGCACACACAGAGGCGGCAAACCGTTATCTACATTCTACCTGATCCGACGTCGGATGTTCTTCCTGAACCAGGAAATACATACGATACTGAATCAGGAAAAATGTAGAGAAGGTAGTGGAAAGTCATAGCTGATCTTAAGTTTTGATTTACGTGGCCGTAATCCACTACGTCTACCCCACCATAGCCAGGCAAGGGATGGCGTGTATGAGCGTCGGCAAGCGGGATCGCCATTAACCTAAACCCGGATGAGTGGCAGAGATCCTACATAAAGCCGAGGCAGGGGCGTCAGCGCTATTAACCACAATCACCAGTCAGACAGCCTGGTCTCCTCACCAAGCCCAGAGCACCTGGGTGAATTTAACACTTTTCTAACAACTCCAGATACCTCCTCAGCACCGCCCCCACGTCTAGGCTGGTGCTGAACCTCCGCCGGAAATCGCCGGAGGCTACCCTAGCCGTTTTACCCGACAGCACAACCTCCGCCGTGGAGGTCGGCGAGACGTACGGCCTATACACCACCCGGTCCCCCACAACCTCCAGAGGCCCCGTGTAGGTGTAGTACCTAGACTTCAAAAGCTCGCCGACCCTATCCATCAGCCGCGTAAGAAGCCAAGCCGCCCTCCTCAAATCCTCCCCACCCACTAAGCACTCCCTGCCCCGAGCCACCACGGCCCCGTATGTGCTCCTGGCGTACATGTGGAGTACGAGCACCCTATCCCCCGAGGTGATTGTGATAGACCTCACCCCGGGGCTCGCCGTTATTGAGAGAAGCACCTTAGACAAGCTCCAGCGGAGTGTAGCCGTCTGGACACCTATACTGAAGCTTCCTCGCACAGACGTCGCAGAAGACGTAGCCCCACTTCTTACACACATACCTATCTTCAAATGCGTATATCCTCCTCCCACAGCGGGAGCACCTCCCCACCATCAAAGTCTTCGGAGGGTAAACCATCGCCCCCATGCAAAGAGGGGGTATTTGAACATTTCGCCACAGACGCCGGCCTCCGCGGAGAGATGCCGACGGGGCGGACAAGTATATATAGGGACAGGTGGCGTCGCGTGTGATTATCGGAGTGCTCCACCTACTGCAGATCGACGACGCCGACTATCTAAACCACGCAGTTAGAAACGCCAAGAGGCTGGAGGAGGCGGGGGTGGACGCCATAATTGTGGAGAACTACTACGACGCCCCCTACAAGCCCCGCGCCGACCTCCGGAGGGCCATCGCAGTCGCCGTGGCCACCCGCGACGTAGTGCGGGAGGTGTCGGTGCCGGTCGGCGTAAACCTACTACGTAGCGCCTGCAGAAAGGCGGCCCTCATAGCGAATTACGCCGGCGGCAGATTTATAAGATGCAACGCCTACACAGACATAGTGCTTACAGAATCCGGCGTGCTGATCCCCGAGGCCCCCTACCTAAGAGAGGTCAAGGTGCTGGCAGACGTCCACGTAAAACACGGCCGCTCCATCTACCCCCCGACGCTTGCGGAGGCGGTCGAGACCGCCACAACCAGGGCGAGGCCCCACGCCATTGTGATAACCGGCGGAAAGACGGGGGAGCCCCCAGACCCAGTGGACATAGCCGTCGCGAGGGCCCACACAGACCTGCCGGTGTTGGTGGGGAGCGGAATCTGCTTCAACACCCTAACCCTCCTCAAAATCGCCGACGGGGCAATCGTAGGCACTTGCCTAAAAGAGGAAAGGGAGATAGACGTGGAAAAAGCCAAGAGGCTGGTGAGAGAGGCTAAAAACACGCTGAGCCCAAGAAGAAGGCTCTCGCTCTAGGGCAGAATTTCCCCATCTCTCACATCCTGCTCCACCTCCCTGTTCGGCCCCACAGAGGCCCCCCTCCCGATGTAAACCTCGTCCCGCACGTAGACCCCGTCCGCCACCACGGCCTCCACCACCCGCGTCCACCTCCCAAGCACAACCCCCTCCCCCACGATGGATCTCGCCACGTAGGCACCCGCCTCGGCCACCACGCCGTCCATCAACACGCTCTCCCTAACCCTCACCCCCGGCCCCAGCCTACTGCCGCTACCCACCACCACGTAGGGCCCCAACACGCTGCCAGCCCCCACCGACGCACCCTCGCCGATGTACACCGGAGGGATGATCTTCACCCCCGGCAACTCCTTCGCACAGCCGCACTTATCCAAAGCCGCGAAGTTAGCCCTCAGGTAGTCGGAGTGGGTGCCGATGTCGAACCAAAGCCCCCGGTGCACGTATCCATACACGTCGAACTTCTCCATAAGCCTCGGGATGATGTGTTTCGCAATCTTCACCTCCCCCGCGTTGACGTCTGGGAACTCCGCCACCGCCTCAGGCTCAAATACGTAAAACCCGGCGTTGGCCAGGTTGCTCCCCACCGGCTCCCTAGGCTTCTCCACAAACCTCCTAATCCTCCCCCCGTCGTCCACAACAGCTATGCCGAACCTCCCCACCTCCTCCTGCGGAACCTCCACCAAGGCGATCGTCACCGCGCCGCCGCTCTTCTTGTGAAACTCCCAGAGGCCCCTAACGGAGAGGTCCGTAAAGACGTCGCCGTTAGCCACAATCAAAGGCCCCCTAAGCCCCAGACTCCTAACCACATTCACCACAGCCCCCCCGTCCCCCAGCGGCCTGTCCTCCTCCACCACCCTAACCCTGCCCCCCCACCTCGCCCCCACGTGGTTCCGAATTACGTAGGAGAGGTACCTCGCCGACACGACCGGCTCAGCCACCTCCGCCACCCGCTCAATCACCCAGTCAATCACCGGCCTCCCCAACACAGGAAACAGCGGCTTCGGCTTGGTGTAGCTCAGAGGCCTAAGCCTCGTGGCGAAGCCACCCGCCAAAATA
The sequence above is drawn from the Pyrobaculum ferrireducens genome and encodes:
- a CDS encoding BtpA/SgcQ family protein, with product MIIGVLHLLQIDDADYLNHAVRNAKRLEEAGVDAIIVENYYDAPYKPRADLRRAIAVAVATRDVVREVSVPVGVNLLRSACRKAALIANYAGGRFIRCNAYTDIVLTESGVLIPEAPYLREVKVLADVHVKHGRSIYPPTLAEAVETATTRARPHAIVITGGKTGEPPDPVDIAVARAHTDLPVLVGSGICFNTLTLLKIADGAIVGTCLKEEREIDVEKAKRLVREAKNTLSPRRRLSL
- a CDS encoding sugar phosphate nucleotidyltransferase encodes the protein MAECGIILAGGFATRLRPLSYTKPKPLFPVLGRPVIDWVIERVAEVAEPVVSARYLSYVIRNHVGARWGGRVRVVEEDRPLGDGGAVVNVVRSLGLRGPLIVANGDVFTDLSVRGLWEFHKKSGGAVTIALVEVPQEEVGRFGIAVVDDGGRIRRFVEKPREPVGSNLANAGFYVFEPEAVAEFPDVNAGEVKIAKHIIPRLMEKFDVYGYVHRGLWFDIGTHSDYLRANFAALDKCGCAKELPGVKIIPPVYIGEGASVGAGSVLGPYVVVGSGSRLGPGVRVRESVLMDGVVAEAGAYVARSIVGEGVVLGRWTRVVEAVVADGVYVRDEVYIGRGASVGPNREVEQDVRDGEILP